The nucleotide window TCGGCGTCCCGCAGGTCGAGGTCCCAGTCGCTCATACGTGGGGGTCGACAGGCGGCGGCAAAAGCGTTCGGGAGCCGAGACGGTGAACACGAGCGCCGGCGGTTCCCTAGGCCCGGGACGGCGCGGTCGCGGTGTGGTTAAGTGCGTTCCCGACCGATCGGTGATATGGAACACACGCGGCGGTCCCTGCTTGCGGCGGGAGCGACGGTCGGCGTCGTCGGCCTCGCCGGCTGCTCGGGCGGCGGCGGGGGTGGCGGCGGACTCAACTTCGACGCCGGGGCGTACAACTGTGACGTATCAGAGCCCAGCGACTCCGACCTCGACTACCGGCCGACGCTTGGGAACCCCGACGCAGACGTGACCGTTCAGGCCTTCGAGGACTTCACCTGCGGTCACTGCGCGACGTACAAACTCGATCACTTTCCGACGATCCGCGAGGAGTACATCGAGCCGGGCGATATCCACTACGAACACTGGGACTTCCCGCTCCCGGTCAACGAGCGGTGGGCGGTCCCGGTCGCGAGCGCGGCTCGGGGCGTCGGCGCTCGCCACGGCGACGAGGCGTTCTTCGAGTTCGCATCGGCGGCCTACGAGTCGCAGGGGAGCTACGGACAGGGCAACGCGACGGAGGAGATGCCGGGCGGCGCGGACCCCTGTGCGGTCCTCGCCGACGTGGAATTCACGACGTACGCGGAAGCCATTCAGAGCGACCGTTCCGAGGGCGAGTCCATGGGCGTCAGCGGGACGCCGGCGATATTCGTGAACGGCAGCCCGGTTCAGGAAGGGTACTCCGCGGAGGCGATCTCGTCGGCGATCGACGCCGAACTCTGACACCGGAGCGTCGGTCTTTTGCCCGTTCGACCCGTTTTATAAGCGGATGAGCGACGCCGAACGAGACCGAGACGCGGCGGCCGAGACCGATGCTGGCGAGGCCGACGCCGCGGACCGCCGCCGACTCGGGGCGGTCGTCCTCGCCGTACTGATCTCGCAGGTCCTCCTCTACCCCGGCGTGCCGGATCTGGTGGTCGCGCTCGGCGCGCCGGCCGGCATCGACGCCGGGATGTGGTTCCTCGTCGCGGAGTTCGGCGCGTTCGTGACGTTCGCGGTCGTCTGGGGCGCGCTCTCGGACGCGCTCGGCCGGCGGATCCC belongs to Halorubrum sp. DM2 and includes:
- a CDS encoding thioredoxin domain-containing protein, which codes for MEHTRRSLLAAGATVGVVGLAGCSGGGGGGGGLNFDAGAYNCDVSEPSDSDLDYRPTLGNPDADVTVQAFEDFTCGHCATYKLDHFPTIREEYIEPGDIHYEHWDFPLPVNERWAVPVASAARGVGARHGDEAFFEFASAAYESQGSYGQGNATEEMPGGADPCAVLADVEFTTYAEAIQSDRSEGESMGVSGTPAIFVNGSPVQEGYSAEAISSAIDAEL